A single genomic interval of Stieleria maiorica harbors:
- a CDS encoding CmpA/NrtA family ABC transporter substrate-binding protein, whose protein sequence is MSVFRRDPFDPDQSLEHQHHAGCMHGASPVDGADGSQGETPQCSSTSCHGEHEKAISTEDAISHAVETAVVKAIFGQSDLSRRKVLAAAGAGVVAEIVRGMFPLDTAKAMAMEVGKIEKPDLSIGFIPITCATPIIMAEPMGFYEKHGLNAKVRRASGWAMVRDWAITKEVDAAHMLSPMPLSITLGAGSPKVPFYMPAVENINGQAITLANKHKGVKTAKDMKGFRFCVPFEYSMHNYLLRYYLAEGGLHPDKDVQIRVVPPPEMVANLKAGNVDGYLAPDPFNQRAVYENAGFIFKLSKEIWEGHPCCAFAISQEFAKTYPNTFLALFRSIVDATAYASDKSNRKEIAKAIAPRNYLNQPVTVLEQVLTGRYATGMGGIGNVPDRIDFDPMPWHSMAIWILTQMKRWKHVDTDFDYKTVAEEVYLATKCNTLASEMGYEDRTETYAKHVIMGKEFDPAKPDEYLASFPINNL, encoded by the coding sequence ATGAGCGTCTTTCGTCGTGATCCATTTGACCCTGATCAGTCGCTTGAACATCAACATCATGCCGGGTGCATGCATGGGGCATCGCCGGTCGACGGTGCGGATGGATCGCAAGGTGAGACGCCGCAATGCTCGTCGACCAGCTGCCACGGCGAGCATGAAAAAGCGATTTCAACCGAAGATGCGATCAGCCATGCCGTCGAAACCGCCGTCGTCAAGGCGATCTTTGGCCAAAGCGATCTTTCGCGACGCAAGGTGCTCGCCGCCGCAGGAGCAGGCGTGGTGGCGGAGATTGTTCGCGGCATGTTTCCGTTGGACACGGCCAAGGCGATGGCGATGGAGGTCGGCAAAATCGAAAAGCCGGATCTATCGATCGGGTTTATTCCGATCACTTGTGCGACGCCCATCATCATGGCCGAGCCGATGGGATTCTACGAAAAACACGGGCTGAACGCCAAAGTGCGACGGGCCAGCGGTTGGGCGATGGTCCGCGATTGGGCGATCACCAAAGAAGTCGACGCGGCGCATATGCTGTCCCCGATGCCGCTGTCGATCACGCTGGGAGCGGGATCACCCAAGGTGCCGTTCTACATGCCGGCGGTGGAAAACATCAACGGCCAAGCGATCACGCTGGCCAACAAACACAAAGGGGTGAAGACCGCCAAGGACATGAAGGGATTCCGGTTTTGTGTTCCCTTCGAATACTCGATGCACAACTACCTGTTGCGATACTACCTGGCCGAAGGCGGCCTGCATCCCGACAAGGACGTTCAAATCCGCGTGGTGCCGCCGCCGGAGATGGTCGCCAATCTGAAAGCCGGCAACGTCGACGGCTATCTTGCGCCTGATCCATTCAATCAACGTGCGGTTTACGAAAACGCCGGCTTCATTTTCAAACTTTCCAAAGAGATTTGGGAAGGGCACCCCTGTTGTGCCTTCGCGATCTCGCAGGAATTCGCCAAGACCTACCCCAACACCTTCTTGGCCCTGTTCCGTTCGATCGTCGATGCAACAGCCTATGCCTCCGATAAATCTAATCGCAAAGAAATCGCCAAAGCGATCGCACCGCGAAACTATTTGAACCAGCCGGTGACCGTGCTCGAACAAGTGCTCACGGGACGTTACGCAACGGGAATGGGAGGCATCGGCAACGTGCCCGATCGAATCGACTTCGACCCGATGCCTTGGCATTCGATGGCCATCTGGATTCTGACCCAGATGAAACGCTGGAAACACGTCGATACCGACTTTGACTACAAGACGGTTGCCGAAGAGGTCTATCTGGCGACCAAGTGCAACACGTTGGCATCGGAGATGGGCTACGAGGATCGGACCGAAACGTACGCCAAACACGTGATCATGGGGAAAGAGTTTGACCCGGCCAAACCCGACGAGTACTTGGCCAGCTTCCCGATCAACAACCTTTAA